One window of Rasiella rasia genomic DNA carries:
- a CDS encoding aminotransferase class I/II-fold pyridoxal phosphate-dependent enzyme yields the protein MRDLFDKIYKDKGPLGKWAEQAEGYFVFPKLEGPISNRMKFNGKEVITWSVNDYLGLANHPEVRKVDAEAGAKYGSAYPMGARMMSGHTDLHEQLQDELAAFVQKEAAYLLNFGYQGMVSTVDALVSKDDVIVYDVDAHACIIDGVRLHLGQRFTYKHNDMESIEKNLKRATKMAEKTGGGILLISEGVFGMRGEQGKLKEIVALKKKYNFRLFVDDAHGFGTLGKTGAGAGEEQGVQAEIDVYFATFAKSLASTGAFIAADDEIIQYLKYNLRSQMFAKSLQMQLVVGALKRLDMLRTMPELKEKLWENVNALQGGLKERGFDIGTTQSCVTPVYLKGSIPEAMALVKDLRENHGVFCSIVVYPVIPKGLILLRMIPTASHTMEDINETLEAFDAIRERLENGTYKRLSAAVAQAMGE from the coding sequence ATGAGAGATTTATTCGATAAGATTTATAAAGATAAAGGACCACTAGGAAAGTGGGCCGAGCAAGCAGAAGGATATTTCGTATTTCCGAAGTTAGAAGGACCTATTTCTAACCGAATGAAGTTTAACGGAAAAGAGGTTATTACTTGGAGTGTTAACGATTATCTCGGACTTGCAAATCACCCAGAGGTACGTAAGGTAGATGCCGAAGCTGGAGCTAAATATGGTTCTGCCTACCCAATGGGAGCTCGTATGATGAGTGGACACACAGATTTGCATGAACAATTGCAAGATGAGTTGGCTGCATTTGTACAAAAAGAAGCTGCCTATCTACTTAATTTTGGATACCAAGGTATGGTTTCTACCGTAGATGCATTGGTTTCAAAAGATGATGTAATTGTATACGACGTAGATGCGCATGCTTGTATTATAGATGGAGTTCGTTTGCATTTAGGGCAGCGCTTTACCTATAAGCATAACGATATGGAAAGTATCGAAAAGAACTTGAAGCGTGCAACAAAAATGGCAGAAAAGACTGGAGGAGGAATCCTATTAATTTCTGAAGGTGTTTTTGGAATGCGCGGAGAACAAGGAAAGCTAAAAGAAATTGTAGCACTAAAGAAAAAATATAACTTCCGTTTGTTTGTAGATGATGCCCATGGCTTCGGAACGCTTGGTAAAACAGGTGCAGGAGCAGGAGAGGAGCAAGGCGTACAAGCTGAAATTGATGTGTACTTTGCCACTTTCGCAAAATCTTTAGCAAGTACAGGTGCTTTTATTGCAGCAGATGATGAAATTATTCAATACTTAAAGTATAACCTTCGTTCACAGATGTTTGCAAAATCGTTGCAAATGCAGCTGGTAGTAGGAGCCCTAAAGCGGTTAGATATGCTACGCACCATGCCAGAACTTAAAGAAAAGTTATGGGAGAATGTGAATGCATTACAAGGAGGACTAAAAGAACGCGGATTTGATATAGGTACAACCCAGAGCTGCGTAACCCCGGTGTATTTAAAGGGAAGTATCCCAGAAGCGATGGCGTTGGTAAAAGACCTTCGTGAAAACCATGGCGTTTTCTGTTCTATTGTGGTATATCCAGTAATCCCAAAAGGATTAATCTTATTACGTATGATTCCTACAGCATCGCACACTATGGAAGACATTAACGAAACCCTAGAAGCTTTCGATGCTATTAGAGAGCGTTTAGAAAATGGAACATATAAAAGGCTATCTGCTGCTGTTGCTCAGGCAATGGGCGAATAG
- a CDS encoding PLP-dependent cysteine synthase family protein, whose protein sequence is MKDIKAYSNVLDLIGNTPLIQLNRITSQMKGNFYAKVEAFNPGHSAKDRIALYIIEEAEKQGILKPGDTIIETTSGNTGFSIAMVSVLKGYKCILAVSSKSSKDKINMLRTMGAQVHVCPAHVAADDPRSYYEVAKRLHSEIANSVYINQYFNTLNIDAHYKTTGPEIWDQTAGKITHLVACSGTGGTISGTARFLKEQNPEIKVIGIDAYGSVLKKYHETREFDKNEIYPYRIEGLGKNLIPDATDFNSIDTFIKVTDEDSANTARELAKTEGIFAGYTSGAAVQGLKQLDEEGVFDKDSVVVVILPDHGSRYMSKVYSDEWMEQQGFTDTAAVAAEKVHYVK, encoded by the coding sequence ATGAAAGACATTAAGGCTTACTCGAATGTTTTGGATTTAATCGGCAACACGCCTCTTATTCAACTCAATCGTATTACCTCACAAATGAAAGGGAATTTTTATGCTAAAGTAGAAGCATTTAACCCTGGACATTCGGCCAAAGACCGTATCGCACTTTATATTATTGAAGAAGCTGAAAAGCAAGGTATTTTAAAGCCTGGCGATACAATTATAGAAACAACAAGTGGGAATACTGGTTTTAGTATTGCCATGGTTAGTGTTTTAAAGGGATACAAATGTATCTTAGCCGTAAGTTCTAAATCTTCAAAAGATAAGATAAATATGTTACGCACCATGGGTGCGCAAGTGCATGTGTGTCCTGCTCATGTTGCAGCAGACGACCCAAGGTCTTATTACGAAGTAGCAAAACGTTTGCACTCAGAAATTGCAAATTCGGTGTATATCAATCAGTATTTTAATACATTGAATATAGACGCACACTACAAAACAACTGGACCCGAAATTTGGGACCAGACTGCGGGTAAAATCACCCATTTAGTAGCATGTAGTGGAACGGGAGGAACTATTTCTGGTACGGCTCGTTTTTTAAAGGAGCAAAACCCAGAGATTAAAGTAATAGGTATAGACGCTTACGGTTCTGTGCTTAAAAAGTACCATGAAACTCGCGAGTTTGATAAAAATGAAATCTACCCGTATAGAATTGAGGGCTTAGGAAAAAATTTAATTCCTGATGCTACAGATTTTAACAGTATAGATACTTTTATAAAAGTAACCGATGAAGATAGTGCCAACACGGCACGTGAATTGGCAAAAACAGAAGGAATTTTCGCTGGGTATACAAGTGGTGCTGCGGTTCAAGGATTAAAACAACTCGATGAAGAAGGTGTTTTTGATAAAGATAGCGTTGTGGTAGTAATCTTACCAGATCATGGCTCAAGATATATGAGTAAAGTCTACAGTGACGAATGGATGGAGCAGCAAGGTTTTACAGACACTGCGGCTGTAGCAGCAGAAAAAGTACACTACGTAAAATAG
- a CDS encoding S9 family peptidase, protein MKKLTFVSLACLIFAVSCEEKKKSDSTKKMDIKAPTADKIAKNLEMHGDVRDDSYYWLNDRENAEVIDYLERENDYYDKMTAHTKDFQADLFEEMKSRIKEDDASVPYFYNGYYYITRFETGKDYPIYSRKKGSLDADEEIMFNVNEMAEGHPYYNLNGINVSPDNKWVAFGVDTVSRRKYTIHLKNLVSGEISEENIPLTTGGSTWANDSKTLFYTKKDEQTLRSSQIYRHIKGTDAAEDKLIFTEEDETFGTYVYKTKSEKFLVIGSYSTLTSEFQILDANEPTGDFKIFQPRTRGLEYNIAHFGSDFYVVTNLNNATNFKLMKTPDTKTTMDNWVEVIPHREDVYLEDIDIFKDYLVVSERENGLNKIHIQRWDGTEEYYLPFESETYTASPTQNIEFDTKILRYAYNSLGTPASVIDFNMETREKEVKKQAEVLGGKFDTANYEEKRVWATAADGTLIPVSMIYKKGMKMDGSNPVLQYGYGSYGATIDPYFSSVRLSMLDRGFIFAIAHVRGGQYLGRQWYENGKLLTKKNTFTDFIDVSKYLIAEGYTSPEHLYAQGGSAGGLLMGAVVNMAPELYNGVIAAVPFVDVVTTMLDDSIPLTTGEYDEWGNPNEKEYYDYMKSYSPYDNVRAQNYPNMFVTTGLHDSQVQYWEPAKWVAKLRELKTDDHILLMNTNMEAGHGGASGRFEGLKEVAKNYAFLLDLEGITE, encoded by the coding sequence ATGAAAAAACTCACATTTGTTTCACTAGCATGTCTTATTTTTGCCGTTTCCTGTGAGGAAAAGAAAAAATCAGATTCAACAAAAAAAATGGATATAAAGGCACCTACGGCAGACAAGATTGCAAAGAACCTCGAAATGCACGGTGATGTAAGAGACGATTCTTACTATTGGTTAAATGATCGGGAGAACGCTGAAGTAATCGATTATCTAGAGCGTGAAAACGACTATTATGATAAAATGACGGCGCACACAAAAGATTTTCAAGCAGATCTTTTTGAAGAAATGAAAAGCCGAATTAAAGAAGACGATGCTTCGGTTCCTTATTTTTACAATGGATATTATTACATTACTCGTTTTGAAACAGGAAAAGATTACCCAATTTATTCTCGCAAAAAAGGTTCGTTAGATGCTGACGAAGAAATTATGTTTAACGTAAACGAAATGGCCGAGGGTCATCCGTATTACAATTTAAACGGTATTAACGTAAGCCCAGATAATAAGTGGGTAGCCTTTGGTGTAGATACCGTGAGCAGACGTAAGTATACCATTCATCTAAAGAATTTGGTTTCGGGGGAAATTTCCGAAGAAAATATACCCCTTACAACTGGAGGTTCTACATGGGCAAATGATAGTAAAACCTTGTTCTATACTAAGAAGGATGAGCAAACACTACGCTCTTCGCAGATTTATAGACACATAAAAGGAACAGACGCTGCCGAAGACAAACTAATTTTCACGGAAGAGGACGAAACATTTGGTACCTATGTGTATAAAACGAAGTCTGAAAAATTTCTAGTAATTGGAAGTTATAGTACCCTTACTTCAGAATTTCAAATTTTAGATGCCAATGAACCTACTGGCGATTTTAAGATATTTCAGCCAAGAACGCGCGGATTAGAATACAATATTGCTCATTTTGGTTCTGACTTCTATGTGGTGACTAATCTGAACAATGCAACCAACTTTAAATTGATGAAAACTCCCGATACCAAGACTACTATGGACAATTGGGTTGAGGTGATTCCGCATCGAGAAGATGTGTATCTAGAAGATATCGATATTTTTAAAGATTATCTCGTGGTAAGCGAACGTGAAAACGGACTGAATAAAATACATATTCAGCGTTGGGATGGTACCGAGGAGTACTATCTGCCATTTGAGAGTGAGACCTATACCGCTTCACCAACACAAAATATTGAGTTTGACACCAAAATTCTGCGTTACGCTTATAATTCTTTAGGAACACCAGCCTCGGTAATAGATTTTAATATGGAAACCCGAGAGAAAGAGGTGAAGAAACAAGCGGAAGTCTTAGGGGGAAAGTTTGATACTGCCAACTACGAAGAAAAACGTGTATGGGCTACAGCTGCAGACGGAACATTAATTCCGGTGTCTATGATTTACAAGAAAGGGATGAAAATGGACGGCAGTAACCCAGTTCTGCAATATGGATACGGTAGTTATGGCGCAACTATTGACCCTTATTTTTCGTCGGTACGTTTAAGTATGCTTGACAGAGGATTTATTTTTGCCATCGCGCATGTTCGTGGTGGACAATATTTGGGTCGTCAATGGTACGAAAATGGAAAATTACTCACTAAGAAAAATACATTCACAGATTTTATAGATGTTTCTAAGTATTTAATCGCTGAAGGATATACCTCTCCTGAACACTTATATGCACAAGGAGGGTCTGCAGGAGGATTGCTAATGGGAGCTGTTGTAAATATGGCACCCGAACTTTATAATGGAGTGATAGCAGCCGTGCCATTTGTAGATGTGGTTACAACCATGCTTGACGATAGTATTCCGCTAACTACAGGTGAATATGACGAATGGGGTAACCCGAATGAAAAAGAATACTACGATTATATGAAATCGTATTCTCCATATGATAATGTACGCGCACAAAATTACCCAAATATGTTTGTGACAACGGGTCTACATGACTCTCAAGTGCAATATTGGGAGCCAGCAAAATGGGTGGCGAAATTACGAGAGTTGAAAACAGACGATCATATTTTATTGATGAATACAAATATGGAAGCTGGCCATGGGGGAGCTTCGGGCCGTTTTGAAGGATTAAAGGAAGTAGCTAAGAATTATGCGTTTTTACTAGACTTAGAGGGTATAACAGAGTAA
- a CDS encoding YbaB/EbfC family nucleoid-associated protein, giving the protein MFGDLMGMMGKLKETQQKVAATKKRLDTVLVDEQSNDGLVKITLTANRTVKSIAIDDSLLEDKEQLEDYLIVTLNKAIEKAAAINEAELAAVAKEGMPNIPGMDGLFQQ; this is encoded by the coding sequence ATGTTTGGAGATTTAATGGGTATGATGGGTAAGCTAAAAGAAACCCAACAAAAAGTTGCAGCTACTAAAAAACGCTTAGATACTGTCTTGGTAGATGAGCAAAGTAACGATGGATTAGTAAAAATTACGCTAACTGCCAATAGAACTGTTAAAAGTATAGCAATTGACGACTCGTTGCTTGAAGACAAAGAGCAGCTAGAAGACTATCTTATTGTTACACTTAACAAAGCAATAGAAAAAGCAGCTGCCATTAATGAAGCAGAGCTAGCCGCGGTTGCCAAAGAAGGAATGCCTAACATTCCGGGCATGGACGGCCTGTTTCAGCAGTAA
- a CDS encoding thioredoxin family protein — MRNVILIVFLLCTAATIAQDETSKLKWLTNLEQAQKIAKKKKQPILMYMTGSDWCAPCKMLKEDFFESDEFFTRSKDMVLVMIDRPRRVDILSEKQLAYNKEVIAKYNKENTFPKILILNSNGKEKAKISGYSSLRDTSNHFAFLDKNTK; from the coding sequence ATGCGAAACGTGATTTTAATTGTATTTCTCTTATGCACAGCGGCAACCATTGCGCAAGATGAAACTTCTAAATTGAAATGGCTTACCAATCTTGAGCAGGCTCAGAAAATAGCGAAGAAGAAGAAACAACCTATACTAATGTATATGACGGGTAGCGATTGGTGTGCTCCTTGTAAAATGCTAAAAGAAGATTTTTTTGAAAGTGACGAATTTTTCACACGATCTAAAGATATGGTACTTGTTATGATAGACCGACCGAGACGTGTAGATATACTTTCAGAGAAGCAACTTGCCTATAACAAAGAAGTAATTGCTAAGTATAACAAAGAAAATACGTTTCCAAAGATTCTAATTCTTAATTCAAACGGAAAGGAAAAGGCAAAAATTTCTGGATATAGCTCACTTCGAGACACTAGTAATCACTTCGCATTTTTAGATAAAAACACAAAATAG
- a CDS encoding OmpA family protein, which produces MKKIILLGLSLLVGMVTYAQDLPTNPEPGKCYVRCTTPDVYVNETVQVMTKPAYKRLKTIPAQYETQTERVMVKAPGKKMRVIPEKWGTETITYVKKQGASTLSVVPASFSSDSETIEIKPAYAQWELGAPAPDCASGNPNDCRYWCYKGYPAEFTTVSVTRLANDASFNRNPISEKMGSYTKRVVIEPARIVEDEIPAEYANITKTVMVKDAEVVEETVPAEYRTVTKEVLQSKGGLTTWKEVECALVEYQALPINWNLGSATLTPQAKNLIDTRLMPVLAQNPGVKLEIASHTDSRGTNTSNQDLSERRAQAVVRYLESKGINSSLLVANGYGETKLKNRCSDGVSCTEREHRANRRTEFRLINN; this is translated from the coding sequence ATGAAAAAAATTATCCTCTTAGGTCTTTCATTGCTTGTAGGTATGGTAACCTATGCGCAAGACCTGCCAACAAACCCAGAACCTGGTAAATGTTACGTGCGTTGTACAACGCCAGACGTTTATGTAAACGAAACGGTACAAGTAATGACTAAGCCTGCGTACAAGCGCTTAAAAACTATTCCTGCTCAGTATGAAACGCAAACAGAGCGTGTAATGGTTAAAGCTCCAGGTAAAAAAATGCGTGTTATCCCAGAGAAGTGGGGTACTGAAACTATTACGTATGTAAAAAAGCAAGGGGCATCTACTTTAAGTGTAGTTCCTGCTTCTTTTTCTAGTGATAGCGAGACTATTGAAATCAAGCCAGCCTACGCACAGTGGGAATTAGGTGCGCCAGCACCGGATTGTGCTTCTGGAAACCCGAACGATTGCCGTTACTGGTGTTATAAAGGGTATCCTGCAGAGTTTACAACGGTGAGTGTTACAAGACTAGCTAATGACGCTTCATTTAACAGAAACCCAATTTCTGAAAAAATGGGAAGCTATACAAAGAGAGTTGTAATTGAGCCAGCACGAATTGTAGAAGATGAGATTCCAGCAGAATACGCTAACATTACTAAAACTGTTATGGTAAAAGATGCTGAGGTTGTTGAAGAAACAGTACCTGCAGAATACAGAACAGTAACCAAAGAAGTGTTACAGTCTAAAGGAGGTTTAACTACTTGGAAAGAAGTAGAGTGTGCTTTGGTAGAGTACCAAGCATTACCAATAAACTGGAATTTAGGAAGTGCTACACTTACACCACAAGCAAAAAACTTAATCGACACTCGTTTAATGCCTGTATTGGCACAAAACCCTGGTGTTAAATTAGAAATTGCTTCTCACACAGATTCTAGAGGTACTAACACGTCTAACCAGGATCTTTCTGAGCGTAGAGCACAAGCTGTAGTACGTTACTTAGAGTCTAAAGGAATTAACTCTAGTCTTTTAGTAGCTAATGGATACGGTGAGACAAAACTTAAAAACCGTTGTTCTGACGGTGTTTCTTGTACAGAAAGAGAGCACAGAGCAAACCGTAGAACAGAGTTTAGATTGATTAATAACTAG
- a CDS encoding YegP family protein: MFELKKSNDKFHFVLKAGNGQVILSSQMYASKSGAMNGIESVQKNCGDDNCFERKTAKNGKFHFNIKSTNGQIIGSSQMYAGESGMNNGIESVKKNAPGAEIKEVE; this comes from the coding sequence ATGTTCGAATTAAAGAAAAGCAACGATAAGTTTCATTTTGTACTTAAGGCTGGAAATGGTCAAGTAATTTTATCTAGTCAAATGTATGCTTCAAAAAGTGGCGCAATGAACGGTATTGAGTCTGTTCAGAAAAATTGTGGAGATGACAACTGTTTTGAAAGAAAAACTGCCAAGAATGGTAAATTCCATTTCAACATTAAATCTACCAACGGTCAAATTATTGGTAGTAGCCAAATGTATGCTGGCGAATCAGGAATGAACAACGGTATTGAATCTGTAAAGAAAAATGCCCCTGGTGCAGAAATAAAAGAAGTAGAGTAA
- a CDS encoding threonine aldolase family protein — MKIDLRSDTVTKPTQGMLQAIMHAQTGDDVYKEDPTVNELERRVADLFGMDSALFFPTGSMANQAAIKLHTQPGEQLICDKWAHVYNYEGGGVSFNSGVSCKLVDGTRGMITAQQVQESINPPDFYHSPLTTLVCLENTTNKGGGACYDFAEIEKIKTVCDHNKLGLHLDGARLMNALVATGEDPKKYGKVFDTISLCFSKGLGTPLGTVLVGSDTLMEKAIRVRKILGGGMRQIGFMAAAGIYALDHHIDRLAEDHRKATEISEVLANCAYVANVEPTETNIVIFYLQETLSEEKFMKDMEAKGIRLSDMGQGKLRIVTHLDYTDNMHDTMLTTLTNYA; from the coding sequence ATGAAAATAGATTTACGTAGCGATACGGTAACAAAGCCTACGCAAGGTATGTTACAAGCTATTATGCACGCCCAAACCGGAGACGATGTTTATAAGGAAGACCCAACTGTAAATGAGCTAGAGCGACGTGTAGCCGATTTATTTGGTATGGACAGTGCATTGTTTTTTCCTACGGGAAGTATGGCAAATCAGGCAGCTATTAAACTTCATACACAGCCAGGGGAGCAGCTTATTTGCGACAAGTGGGCACATGTGTATAATTATGAAGGAGGAGGGGTATCGTTCAATAGCGGGGTATCCTGTAAGCTCGTAGACGGCACTAGGGGTATGATAACAGCACAGCAGGTGCAAGAAAGTATCAATCCGCCTGATTTTTATCACAGTCCGTTAACTACGCTAGTATGTCTTGAAAATACAACGAATAAGGGCGGAGGTGCTTGTTATGATTTTGCTGAAATAGAAAAAATTAAAACGGTTTGCGACCATAATAAGTTAGGATTGCATTTAGATGGAGCACGGCTTATGAATGCTCTTGTAGCAACGGGTGAAGATCCTAAAAAGTACGGAAAGGTGTTTGATACGATTTCGTTGTGCTTTAGTAAGGGGTTGGGTACGCCGTTAGGAACGGTTCTAGTAGGTAGCGATACACTAATGGAGAAAGCTATTAGGGTTCGGAAAATATTAGGAGGAGGGATGCGGCAAATAGGTTTTATGGCCGCTGCAGGAATTTATGCGCTAGACCACCATATAGATAGATTGGCAGAAGACCATAGAAAAGCAACAGAAATTTCGGAAGTACTTGCCAACTGTGCTTATGTTGCTAATGTAGAGCCAACAGAAACAAATATTGTGATATTCTACTTGCAGGAGACCCTTTCCGAAGAAAAGTTTATGAAAGATATGGAGGCTAAAGGAATTCGATTAAGTGATATGGGGCAAGGTAAATTGCGCATAGTAACTCATTTAGACTATACAGATAACATGCATGACACCATGCTTACTACGCTTACTAATTATGCATAA
- a CDS encoding zinc-dependent metalloprotease — MKKLLLFFFLFGNILCHAQFLETKKDLQRSEGFFNFYYSDTEGKLYLEVPKDRIDKEFLYVHSLRTGLGSNDIGLDRGQLGDQAVVKFTKSGNKLLLFQPNLQYRAITNNALEKKSISEAFATSVLYGFDIKETQEANYIIDVTPFLMVDAHKVAQRLKNNNQGAYKLDASRSTLWMERTKAFPKNTEFEALLTFVGDAKGRNIRSVAPDPGSVSVVQHHSFVKLPDPGYTPRAFDPRSGSFSISYLDYSTPIWEPIKKQFITRHRLEKKNPLAAKSEAKEPIVYYLDPGTPEPVRSALLEGARWWNEAYEAIGYTNAFQVKMLPEDADPMDVRYNVIQWVHRSTRGWSYGGSVIDPRTGEIIKGHVSLGSLRIRQDFLIAQALMNKPFAQQDDNYQPMLEMALARIRQLSAHEVGHTIGFAHNFAASSNGRASVMDYPHPTLTLRGNNVDFSNAYATGIGAWDKVTVAYSYSDVPNTAVSEKAYLDEILKKAQDSGLRYITDSDARAKGGAHAKAHLWDNGKDAAEELEDVLALRKQAIANFSADNIKTGEPYSVLEDVFVPLYFYHRFQTEAAVKMIGGVDYNYAVKGDGQVIYKTLPKKEQEKALQAVLTTLKVEHLAIPEDKLALFPPRAYGYWRTRESFKGNNGVTFDAFGATATASDMTLGLLLHPQRANRLVQQYALDRGNLSLKQLLDETTKQVFSAEGASHYEYEMNYTIRYVYLQRLMDLAVNGQSVFQTKAYANDQIDVIAKILAERSYIDKELLNMIKRYKEKPEKFKIESAPDIPDGSPIGSFQCGVTNN; from the coding sequence ATGAAAAAACTGCTGCTGTTTTTCTTTCTCTTCGGAAATATCCTTTGTCATGCCCAATTTTTAGAAACAAAAAAGGACCTGCAACGGTCTGAAGGGTTTTTCAATTTTTACTATTCTGACACCGAAGGTAAACTCTACCTCGAAGTTCCGAAAGATAGAATAGATAAAGAATTTCTGTATGTACACTCACTGCGTACGGGGTTAGGCAGTAACGATATTGGTTTAGATCGAGGCCAATTAGGCGATCAGGCCGTAGTGAAGTTTACAAAAAGCGGCAACAAATTATTGCTGTTTCAACCCAACTTACAATACAGAGCAATCACCAATAATGCGCTCGAGAAAAAGTCAATTTCTGAAGCATTTGCAACCTCGGTACTCTATGGTTTTGACATTAAAGAAACACAAGAGGCAAACTATATTATAGATGTAACGCCATTTTTAATGGTAGATGCGCATAAGGTGGCACAGCGTTTAAAGAATAACAATCAAGGCGCGTACAAATTAGATGCCTCGCGTAGTACTTTGTGGATGGAGCGCACCAAAGCCTTTCCTAAAAACACAGAATTTGAGGCATTACTTACGTTTGTGGGAGATGCCAAAGGCAGAAACATACGCAGTGTAGCACCAGATCCTGGATCGGTGTCGGTAGTGCAACACCATAGTTTTGTTAAACTTCCAGATCCTGGGTATACGCCAAGGGCTTTCGACCCGCGTAGTGGTTCTTTTTCCATTTCATACCTAGATTATAGTACGCCAATTTGGGAACCCATTAAAAAACAATTTATAACACGCCACAGATTAGAGAAGAAGAATCCGTTGGCGGCCAAAAGTGAAGCCAAAGAGCCTATTGTGTATTATTTAGACCCCGGCACGCCAGAGCCAGTGCGTTCTGCTTTGCTAGAGGGTGCTCGTTGGTGGAATGAGGCGTATGAAGCCATTGGATATACCAACGCTTTTCAGGTAAAAATGCTTCCAGAAGATGCAGACCCAATGGATGTGCGTTATAATGTAATTCAGTGGGTGCATCGTAGTACCCGAGGATGGAGTTACGGGGGGAGTGTTATAGACCCACGTACTGGCGAAATTATAAAAGGACATGTAAGTTTAGGGAGTTTACGTATTCGGCAAGATTTTTTGATAGCCCAAGCACTAATGAACAAACCGTTTGCCCAGCAAGATGATAACTACCAGCCCATGCTAGAGATGGCTTTGGCGCGTATAAGGCAGCTTAGCGCACATGAAGTAGGGCATACCATAGGATTTGCACATAATTTTGCCGCCAGCAGCAATGGTAGAGCTAGTGTAATGGATTATCCGCACCCAACCTTAACGCTACGAGGTAACAATGTTGACTTTAGTAATGCGTATGCCACTGGCATTGGGGCATGGGATAAAGTTACGGTGGCGTATAGCTATAGCGATGTACCAAATACCGCTGTATCAGAAAAGGCATATTTAGATGAAATACTCAAAAAAGCTCAAGATAGTGGTCTGCGTTATATTACAGATAGCGATGCGAGAGCAAAAGGAGGTGCGCATGCAAAAGCTCATTTATGGGACAATGGTAAAGATGCGGCAGAAGAGTTAGAAGATGTTTTAGCACTTCGGAAACAGGCAATCGCTAACTTCTCGGCAGATAATATAAAAACGGGAGAGCCGTATTCGGTGTTAGAAGATGTGTTTGTACCGCTCTATTTTTACCATCGTTTTCAAACCGAAGCCGCCGTTAAGATGATAGGTGGGGTAGATTATAACTATGCAGTTAAGGGTGACGGACAAGTAATTTATAAAACCCTTCCGAAGAAAGAACAAGAAAAAGCACTTCAGGCGGTATTAACAACTTTAAAAGTAGAACATTTAGCCATTCCAGAAGATAAGCTAGCTCTGTTTCCACCGCGCGCCTATGGGTATTGGAGAACCAGAGAAAGTTTTAAAGGAAATAACGGTGTAACGTTCGATGCCTTTGGTGCAACGGCCACAGCAAGCGATATGACGTTAGGATTGTTATTACATCCGCAGCGTGCAAATAGATTGGTACAGCAATACGCACTTGACAGAGGGAATCTTAGTTTAAAACAGCTACTTGACGAAACCACAAAACAAGTATTTTCTGCAGAAGGAGCTTCCCACTATGAATATGAAATGAACTATACCATTAGGTATGTGTATTTACAGCGTTTGATGGACTTGGCTGTAAATGGGCAAAGTGTTTTTCAGACCAAAGCGTACGCCAATGACCAGATAGATGTAATTGCTAAAATATTAGCGGAGCGTAGTTATATAGACAAAGAACTTTTAAACATGATTAAGCGCTATAAAGAAAAACCAGAAAAATTTAAAATTGAAAGTGCACCAGATATACCAGACGGGAGCCCAATTGGTAGTTTTCAATGTGGTGTAACAAATAATTAA